The genomic region TTTGTTGCGGCGTTTGTCGTCGCGGACGTCGTAGCAGACGAGCCAGAAATCAGTCATGAGTTTTTGTTTCGATGATGGTTTGATGGTTTGTCAGTCTTTGCTGGGTAAGCAACCCCCAAAATTGGGAGAAATTAGGAAAAACATCGATTATTTGAGCAAAAACGGCTCGTAATCGAGGTTGGATTCGCACAAACATCGGCCCAGACTGCGGGCTTGTTCTAGGAGAATCTGGGCGAGGGTCAGACGACGATTTTGGGGAGAATAGAGAACGCGGCTGCTAAATTGGCGTTGTAACTGCCCCAGAAACAACTTTTTCGCCGTTTGTCCCAACCAAATCCCGGCGCCATCGGGAGAAGGCTCGAAGTCCAGGGGATCGAGCAGTTCCGCCTTGACGATCGCGATCGCCGCCCGGTCTACAATGACGGGGCGAAATTCTTCCATCAAATCGAGCACCAAATTGGGTCGATAGGGTTCGATCGCGTGGAAAAAGCCCAGATAGGGATCCAACCCCGCTTGTACGGCGGCGGCGAACACCCGGGCGAGGAGAACCCCGTATCCCCAACTGAGCAGGGCATTAATCGGGTCTAAGGGCGGGCGGCGGTTGCGTCCGCTAAAGTTCCACTGGGTCGGGAACCAGTGACGCAGGGCCTGGTAGTAGTTTTTGGCGCAGATCCCCTCAATTCCCATCAGTTCGTCCCGAGTCAGAGGGGTGGCGAGCTGCTGGAGACGACTGCTGTAGGAGGCGATCGCGTCGATCGCTTCGCTCAATTCGCCGATCCGCCCTTGGGTAGCGCGATTGCGCTGTTGTAACAAAGTGCGCTGGTTGCGGATTTTGCCGGAGACCAGTTTCTGGGCTAGGGCCAAGCCAAAGGTGGTTTCCACACAGCGATATTGCGCCAGTCGGATGCTGGGATTGCTGTGAAAGTGCCCTTGCAGTCGCCCGCGAAAACGCCCGTCTTGCCGCAAAAACAGGGTTTCGATGCCGCGATCGAGCAGTTGGGCGATCGCGCCGTCAGTCAGTTGTACCCCGGGCAGAACCACGACTAGATCCAGTTCGCTCAACCGACAGGTGTGGTGTCGGTCTTCTTTTTTGATGTCCAAGGTGTGGTTGCGGTAGCGAACGTAGGTTCCCGGTTCGGTTAAATAGAGGGTCGTCATCGGTTGCAAACCTAGAAAGACTCGTATTATAACGGCGTTTTAGAAGACCCCTATTCCAAGTTGTCGTTATAATGAGACTGTATTTTGCTTTGAAAGGATAAAGCGATGTCCAAAGTGATGACCCGACAACTCGTTCGTTACCGCTCGATCTTCGTGGCGATCGCCAATGCGGCGGTGACCTGGGTGATTCTGATTATTGCCCCGTTGGGACTGTTTTCGGTGATTACCTGCACCGCCTTGGTGTTCGTGGCGAGTTTGCTCAATGGCTGGATGGGAGACCGCGCCTTGCTGTCGCTGCTGGCGGCGAGCGATCGCGATGCGGTAGTCTCCACGAGCCAGGGAACGCCCTTATCCGCTCCGGATTCGCCGTCCGTGGGCGATCGCGCGATCGGCGAACCGGAACGCAACAAGGAATTACCGAGAGAGTGAGCTTAGAACTTACTCGTAATATCTCATTATTTACCACACTCACTTAGTGATACGAGCGAACGGGCGATCGCGACTCCTTCAACCGACGAGAAACCACCAAGGACAATCGAGATGGAACTGATTATTTTGCTGGTGATTTTGGTATGGATTGCCGTAGAGACGGGAATTTGGGAAAGATTTTGGCAAAATAAGCGACTGTTGCGCCAACAAACGCGAGAAGAAGCTGTTTTTCAAGAGCTGGTCAAACAATTGGAACGAGAAAACGGCGATCGCACTAATGCGACCCACTTAGAAGGGGTGGGCACCTTCAAAATTGCCGCCGGAAATTACCGGGAAGGAATCGCCGATCTGACCCGGGCGATCGCCCTCAATCCCGCCAAAGCGAGCTTATACTGCAACCGAGCACAGGCATTTTACCTGTTGGAAGACTGGGGGCAAGCCGTGCGGGACTATCGCAAAACCATCGAACTCGATGCCGAAGAGATCGGGGCTTACATCGGGTTGGCGCGGGTATTTTTGCAAATTGGCGACTATCGAGAGGCGATCGCCACCTGTAATGGGGCCGTGCTTCTCGACGAGAACGAGGCGATCGTCTATACCTTGCGCGCCCGTGCTTATCGGAGGTTAGGCGATCGCGATCGCGCCCGGCGGGACTGCGATCGGGCCGAAATTTGCGATCCGAATCACGTAGAAGTGCAGCACTTGCGAACCGAGCTGAACTAACTGCAACGGTAACCGAGATCGGCGATCGCCGCCCCCCTCACGTCGCCAGAGTGCAGCGATCGCGCCCGTGTTCCTTCGCCCGATATAACGCCTCGTCCGCCGCCTGAATCAAGGCTTCCGGGGACAGTCCCGCCGTAGGAACCAACACCGCCACCCCCAACGACAACGTAACCCGGTGATGTTCCGATTTCGAGTGAGGGATCTGGAGATCGCGCACCCGCATCCGCATTTCCTCCGCCACTCGTAACGCCCCCGAGGCGGGAGTGTTGGGCAAAATAGCCGCAAATTCCTCGCCGCCGTAACGGGCCACCAAATCCGCCGGACGCTTCACGGCCCCTTGCAACCCCCGGGCGACTTCCTGCAAGCAGATATCCCCGGCTTGGTGACCGTAAGTGTCGTTATATAACTTGAAGCGATCGACGTCGCACAAAACCAGGGCGAGGGGCGCTTGCTCCCGTTTGAGGCGCTGCCATTCCCGTTCTAAATGGAGGTCGAACAGGCGGCGATTGGCGATTTGGGTCAAGCCGTCGCGAGAGGACAGTTCTTGTAACTCGCGGTTGGTGCTTTCCAACTGGCTGTATAATTCCCCTTGGTGGATGGCGATCGCCACCTGAGTAGCCAACTGACTCAACAGAGAAATCTCGTGCTGGCGCCATTGGCGGGTATCGTGACATTGGTGGGCGATCAGCAAACCCCACAAGGTATCGCCGTTGACCACGGGAACGACTAAATTCGCCTTGACCCGATAGCGATCGAGTAATTGGAGGTGACAGGAATTCAAACCCGCCTCGAAAATATTCTCGATCGCCCGAATCCGACCCTGACGGTAATATTTGACGTAATTATTGCGAAAACACGGATCGTCGATCGTCTCGCCCAAAATCGACAGACAGCCCGGGGCGACGGATTCGACCACCACTTCCCCGGTCCAGTTGGGATGGAAACGA from Oxynema aestuarii AP17 harbors:
- the cas1 gene encoding CRISPR-associated endonuclease Cas1, with protein sequence MTTLYLTEPGTYVRYRNHTLDIKKEDRHHTCRLSELDLVVVLPGVQLTDGAIAQLLDRGIETLFLRQDGRFRGRLQGHFHSNPSIRLAQYRCVETTFGLALAQKLVSGKIRNQRTLLQQRNRATQGRIGELSEAIDAIASYSSRLQQLATPLTRDELMGIEGICAKNYYQALRHWFPTQWNFSGRNRRPPLDPINALLSWGYGVLLARVFAAAVQAGLDPYLGFFHAIEPYRPNLVLDLMEEFRPVIVDRAAIAIVKAELLDPLDFEPSPDGAGIWLGQTAKKLFLGQLQRQFSSRVLYSPQNRRLTLAQILLEQARSLGRCLCESNLDYEPFLLK
- the csx18 gene encoding CRISPR-associated protein Csx18 — encoded protein: MSKVMTRQLVRYRSIFVAIANAAVTWVILIIAPLGLFSVITCTALVFVASLLNGWMGDRALLSLLAASDRDAVVSTSQGTPLSAPDSPSVGDRAIGEPERNKELPRE
- a CDS encoding tetratricopeptide repeat protein; its protein translation is MELIILLVILVWIAVETGIWERFWQNKRLLRQQTREEAVFQELVKQLERENGDRTNATHLEGVGTFKIAAGNYREGIADLTRAIALNPAKASLYCNRAQAFYLLEDWGQAVRDYRKTIELDAEEIGAYIGLARVFLQIGDYREAIATCNGAVLLDENEAIVYTLRARAYRRLGDRDRARRDCDRAEICDPNHVEVQHLRTELN